A portion of the Bifidobacterium bifidum ATCC 29521 = JCM 1255 = DSM 20456 genome contains these proteins:
- a CDS encoding ABC transporter permease codes for MTESTATKVGVPGDKRLGDLKVNKPVPWYGKLPVVRDLKIAVGWQKAMLVTGLVITGVFLLVAVFAPLIAPYGYSQIKDADGVSFPTQAAPSSKHIWGTTVGGFDVFSRTVWGARTAVIAIIVAVLLSIFAGVLLGLISGYFGGWVDRVLVVIADAIYSFPSLLLAILMAIMISGGQSGLWSGILASGISITVVYIPQYFRTIRAEVVRIKGSAYVESAKVVGASTWRIMTKHLLKNSTRTLPVILTLNSSEAILTLAGLGFLGFGIEPTSAAEWGYDLNRSVADVTAGIWWTAVFPGIAIVLIVLGITLVGESLNDLADPRLRARKSAGEVIGSIEDTSVDPSEKPSADNEVIAELKSEGKPQVSVENPAIAQVMEKETDHE; via the coding sequence ATGACCGAAAGCACTGCAACCAAAGTCGGCGTGCCCGGCGATAAGCGGCTCGGCGACCTCAAGGTCAACAAGCCGGTGCCATGGTACGGCAAGCTGCCGGTGGTGCGCGACCTGAAGATCGCGGTCGGCTGGCAGAAGGCCATGCTGGTCACGGGCCTTGTCATCACCGGCGTGTTCCTGCTCGTGGCGGTCTTCGCCCCGCTGATTGCGCCTTACGGATACTCGCAGATCAAGGACGCGGACGGCGTGTCGTTCCCGACGCAGGCCGCCCCCTCGTCCAAGCACATCTGGGGCACCACCGTCGGCGGATTCGACGTGTTCAGCCGCACGGTGTGGGGAGCGAGGACCGCGGTCATCGCCATCATCGTCGCCGTGCTGCTGTCGATCTTCGCCGGCGTGCTGCTCGGCCTCATCTCCGGATATTTCGGCGGATGGGTCGACCGCGTGCTGGTCGTGATCGCCGACGCCATCTACTCGTTCCCGTCGCTGCTGCTCGCCATCCTGATGGCCATCATGATCTCCGGCGGCCAGTCCGGCCTGTGGAGCGGCATCCTGGCATCAGGCATCTCCATCACCGTGGTGTACATCCCGCAGTACTTCCGCACCATCCGCGCCGAAGTGGTGCGCATCAAAGGGTCGGCCTACGTCGAGTCGGCGAAGGTCGTGGGCGCCTCCACATGGCGCATCATGACCAAGCACCTGCTGAAGAACTCGACGCGCACGCTGCCCGTCATCCTTACGCTCAACTCGTCCGAGGCGATTCTGACACTCGCCGGACTGGGCTTCCTCGGCTTCGGCATCGAGCCGACGTCCGCGGCCGAATGGGGGTATGACCTGAACCGTTCCGTCGCCGACGTCACCGCCGGCATCTGGTGGACGGCCGTGTTCCCCGGCATCGCCATCGTGCTGATCGTGCTGGGCATCACACTGGTGGGCGAATCGCTCAACGATCTGGCGGATCCGCGTCTTCGTGCCCGCAAGTCCGCCGGCGAGGTCATCGGATCCATCGAAGACACGTCCGTCGACCCCAGTGAGAAGCCGAGCGCCGACAACGAGGTGATCGCGGAGCTCAAATCCGAAGGCAAGCCCCAGGTCAGTGTGGAGAACCCTGCCATCGCGCAGGTGATGGAAAAGGAGACCGACCATGAGTGA
- a CDS encoding NUDIX hydrolase: protein MPTPEFVLELRKKIGHDLLWLNGVTGCVLDDRGRLLLGRRSDTGEWAMVYGINEPGEQPADTVVREIKEETGIDAVVTDLVAVTSSSRVITYANGDNTMYMDHSFLCALKPGGNAEPYVGDEESLNVGWFELDDLPEPLAASTVERLKLFRRYLDNKRRGDAHALFVADGVQR, encoded by the coding sequence ATGCCAACACCCGAATTCGTATTGGAGTTGCGCAAGAAGATCGGCCATGACCTGTTGTGGCTCAACGGGGTCACCGGCTGCGTGCTGGACGACCGGGGCCGCCTGCTGCTGGGCCGTCGCTCCGACACCGGCGAGTGGGCCATGGTCTATGGCATCAACGAGCCCGGTGAGCAGCCGGCGGATACGGTGGTGCGCGAGATCAAGGAGGAGACCGGCATCGACGCGGTCGTCACAGACCTGGTCGCCGTCACGTCGTCGTCACGCGTGATCACCTATGCGAACGGCGACAACACGATGTACATGGACCACTCGTTCCTGTGCGCTCTCAAGCCCGGCGGCAATGCCGAGCCGTATGTGGGGGACGAGGAAAGCCTGAACGTGGGCTGGTTCGAACTGGATGATCTGCCCGAGCCCCTGGCCGCCAGCACTGTGGAGCGGCTGAAGCTGTTCCGGCGCTATCTCGACAACAAGCGCCGGGGCGACGCCCACGCGCTGTTCGTCGCCGACGGGGTGCAGCGCTAG
- a CDS encoding aminopeptidase P family protein → MSEVITEKDKEYEAREEANAPGADQAMSDRVNNRSLRPNSSAFIDFMKTGWDASEPEIEPLESSKFTPARLAALGKAFPGERLVIPAGSPKVRNNDCDYMFRPDTTFAYYTGLGQDYEAGAVLVLNPLDPDSPEAKAGKTHEAELFVAPRADTATQDFFMNAHYGEYWVGPRAGLKEMTAMTGIETHDIAQLADALSKDVGAEAGAVRVRVISDADPQVTSLVESIREANGYTDPDKNNAADDKLHEFAAEARMVKDEYEIGEMRKAVQATKHGFDHILAKLPEALDKPRSERILEGAFNAVAREEGNALGYDTIIASGEHAPILHWMRNTGVVRKGDMLLIDAGVEVNSLYTADITRTFPTNGKFTDFQRRLYQAVLDSQQAGFEAAKPGATYSDIHHACMRVIVQRLHDWGLLPVDVEESLSPEGQQHRRWLACGVAHHLGLDVHDCAQARYESYQGAKIEPGMIFTIEPGLYFREDDLLIPPEYRGIGIRIEDDVLMTENGPEWISAGIPKQPDDVEQWMADMAAGSKA, encoded by the coding sequence ATGAGCGAAGTCATCACCGAGAAGGACAAGGAATACGAGGCCCGCGAGGAGGCGAACGCCCCCGGCGCGGATCAGGCGATGAGCGACCGTGTGAACAACCGTTCGCTGCGTCCCAATTCCAGCGCCTTCATTGATTTCATGAAGACCGGTTGGGACGCCAGCGAACCGGAGATCGAGCCGCTCGAATCCTCGAAGTTCACGCCGGCGCGACTCGCCGCACTGGGCAAGGCGTTCCCCGGCGAGCGTCTGGTGATTCCGGCAGGCAGTCCCAAGGTGCGCAACAACGACTGCGATTACATGTTCCGCCCGGACACCACCTTCGCGTACTACACCGGCCTCGGCCAGGATTACGAGGCGGGTGCCGTGCTGGTGCTCAACCCTCTCGACCCGGATTCGCCCGAGGCGAAGGCCGGCAAGACGCATGAGGCCGAGCTGTTCGTCGCCCCGCGCGCCGACACCGCCACGCAGGACTTCTTCATGAACGCCCATTACGGCGAATACTGGGTGGGCCCTCGCGCCGGTCTCAAGGAAATGACCGCGATGACCGGCATCGAGACGCACGACATCGCCCAGCTGGCTGACGCGCTGTCCAAGGACGTCGGGGCCGAGGCCGGTGCGGTGCGCGTGCGCGTGATCAGCGACGCCGACCCGCAGGTCACGTCACTGGTCGAATCGATCCGTGAGGCCAACGGCTATACCGACCCGGACAAGAACAACGCAGCCGACGACAAGCTGCACGAGTTCGCCGCCGAAGCCCGCATGGTCAAGGACGAGTACGAGATCGGAGAGATGCGCAAGGCTGTCCAGGCCACCAAGCACGGCTTCGACCACATCCTTGCGAAGCTTCCCGAAGCGCTCGACAAGCCGCGCTCCGAGCGCATCCTCGAAGGCGCGTTCAACGCGGTGGCCCGCGAGGAGGGCAACGCGCTGGGCTACGATACGATCATCGCCTCCGGCGAGCACGCGCCGATTCTGCACTGGATGCGCAACACGGGCGTCGTGCGCAAGGGCGACATGCTGCTCATCGATGCCGGTGTGGAGGTCAACAGCCTGTACACGGCCGACATCACCCGCACGTTCCCGACCAACGGCAAGTTCACCGATTTCCAGCGCCGGCTCTACCAGGCGGTGCTGGACTCCCAGCAGGCCGGCTTCGAGGCCGCCAAGCCGGGCGCCACGTACTCCGACATCCATCACGCCTGCATGCGCGTGATCGTGCAGCGCCTGCACGACTGGGGGCTGCTGCCGGTGGACGTCGAGGAATCGCTGTCGCCCGAAGGCCAGCAGCACCGCAGGTGGCTCGCCTGCGGCGTGGCGCACCACCTCGGGCTTGACGTGCACGATTGCGCACAGGCTCGCTACGAGTCGTACCAAGGCGCGAAGATCGAACCCGGCATGATCTTCACCATCGAGCCCGGCCTGTACTTCCGCGAGGACGACCTGCTGATTCCGCCGGAATACCGCGGTATCGGCATCCGCATCGAGGACGACGTGCTGATGACCGAGAACGGCCCCGAATGGATTTCCGCAGGCATCCCGAAGCAGCCCGACGACGTCGAGCAGTGGATGGCCGACATGGCCGCAGGCTCCAAGGCCTGA
- a CDS encoding dipeptide ABC transporter ATP-binding protein, with translation MSDSTNVKDTSGNLAEIENLSVSFMTDAGSIKAIDKVDFTIPRKTVVGVVGESGSGKSVTARSIIKLLPETATTSGAIYLSNLADSERLDVLSLSGEDLRRMRGSEAAMVFQEPNSVLNPVYTIGWQIEEGLRAHGMKDKKERRAKAIDILKKVGIPEAETRIDYYPHQFSGGQKQRIVIAMALVLNPGLILADEPTTALDVTVQAEILDLLRLARDEFDASVLIITHNMGVIADIADQVVVMYRGHVVEQGDVESIFYHPSHPYTQRLLAAVPRIGQKLVVRDVDGKPIDRTSDWHDEPLAVEAKGLTITYPGHLMQPDFVAVDGIDFAIHRSEVLGLVGESGSGKSTTGRAIAGLQKVSGGSLNVLGVEMNGVRERDFKPKRADIGFVFQDPGSSFNPLMTIAENVAEPLIVHRKYSSVADAKEYVGDLLEMVQLPRAYMSRFPHELSGGQRQRASLARALALKPSLLIADEPTSALDVSVQAKVLELFKKLQVEIGFACLFITHDLAVVDMLADRIMVMHKGRIVEHGDADDIMQRPSNQYTKKLLASLPVPDPREQQKHRAHLHELLAAENAA, from the coding sequence ATGAGTGACTCGACCAACGTCAAGGACACGTCCGGCAATCTAGCCGAAATCGAGAACCTCAGCGTCTCGTTCATGACCGATGCGGGCTCCATCAAGGCCATCGACAAGGTGGATTTCACCATCCCGCGCAAGACCGTGGTCGGCGTGGTCGGCGAATCCGGCTCCGGCAAGTCGGTGACCGCCCGTTCGATCATCAAGCTGCTGCCCGAGACCGCCACCACGTCCGGTGCGATCTACCTGTCGAACCTTGCCGACTCCGAACGCCTTGACGTGCTGAGCCTGTCCGGTGAGGATCTGCGCCGCATGCGCGGCTCCGAAGCGGCCATGGTGTTCCAGGAGCCCAACTCGGTGCTCAACCCGGTGTACACCATCGGCTGGCAGATCGAGGAGGGCCTGCGCGCCCACGGCATGAAAGACAAGAAGGAGCGCCGGGCGAAGGCCATCGACATCCTCAAGAAGGTCGGCATCCCCGAGGCCGAGACCCGCATCGACTACTATCCCCACCAGTTCTCCGGCGGCCAGAAGCAGCGCATCGTCATCGCGATGGCGCTGGTGCTCAACCCCGGGCTGATCCTCGCCGACGAGCCGACCACCGCGCTCGACGTGACCGTGCAGGCCGAAATCCTCGACCTGCTGCGTCTCGCCCGCGACGAGTTCGACGCCTCCGTGCTGATCATCACGCACAACATGGGCGTCATCGCCGACATCGCCGACCAGGTGGTCGTGATGTACCGCGGCCATGTCGTCGAGCAGGGCGATGTGGAAAGCATCTTCTACCATCCCAGCCATCCCTACACCCAGCGCCTGCTGGCTGCGGTGCCGCGCATCGGCCAGAAGCTGGTCGTGCGCGATGTCGACGGCAAGCCGATCGACCGCACGTCGGATTGGCATGACGAGCCACTGGCCGTCGAGGCGAAGGGACTGACGATCACGTACCCCGGGCACCTGATGCAGCCCGACTTCGTGGCCGTAGACGGCATCGACTTCGCGATCCACCGTTCCGAAGTGCTCGGTCTGGTGGGGGAGTCCGGTTCCGGGAAATCCACCACCGGCCGCGCGATAGCCGGCCTGCAGAAAGTGAGCGGAGGCTCGCTCAATGTGCTCGGCGTCGAGATGAACGGCGTCAGGGAGCGTGATTTCAAGCCCAAGCGTGCCGACATCGGATTCGTGTTCCAGGATCCGGGTAGCTCGTTCAACCCGCTGATGACCATCGCGGAGAACGTCGCCGAACCGCTCATCGTGCACCGCAAGTACTCGTCGGTCGCTGACGCGAAGGAGTACGTGGGCGACCTGCTGGAGATGGTGCAGCTGCCGAGGGCGTACATGAGCCGATTCCCGCACGAGCTGTCGGGTGGCCAGCGGCAACGCGCCTCGCTGGCACGCGCGCTGGCGCTCAAGCCGTCGCTGCTGATCGCCGACGAGCCGACGAGCGCGCTCGACGTGTCGGTGCAGGCCAAGGTCCTTGAACTGTTCAAGAAGCTGCAGGTTGAGATCGGATTCGCCTGCCTGTTCATCACCCACGATCTGGCCGTGGTGGACATGCTCGCCGACCGTATCATGGTCATGCACAAGGGACGCATCGTCGAGCACGGCGACGCCGACGACATCATGCAGCGGCCGAGCAACCAGTACACGAAGAAACTGCTCGCCTCGCTGCCGGTTCCCGACCCGCGCGAACAGCAGAAGCACCGCGCCCACCTGCACGAGCTCCTGGCCGCCGAAAACGCGGCCTAG